Below is a window of Pseudomonadota bacterium DNA.
AGCAGATGATGTCGGTCTTCCGCTCGGCGGGCTTTTCGCTCAGGACCACTTTCGAGGACGGGATATACAACGTCTCGTTCCGCTTCGACGAGAAGGCTTGACACGGGGCTGCAGCGTGGATATGCCCGGCCCGTAAAAACATCCAAGGGGGTGGCGATGGCAGATCGCGACGACAAGGTCCCGGAGAACATCGAAGGCCGCTATTACGTTGACACGCAGTGCATCGACTGCAACCTCTGCCGCGACATAGCTCCTGCGAACTTCGCGCATCAGGAGGAGGCGGGCTACGCGTACGTTTCGAAACAGCCGGCCGGCGAGGAGGAGGAGGAGCAGTGCAGCGAGGCCAAGGACTCGTGCCCGGTGGAGGCCATAGGCGACGACGGGGAGTGAGCGGTTTTTCAGAGCCGATGTGGCCCCGCATGAG
It encodes the following:
- a CDS encoding ferredoxin produces the protein MADRDDKVPENIEGRYYVDTQCIDCNLCRDIAPANFAHQEEAGYAYVSKQPAGEEEEEQCSEAKDSCPVEAIGDDGE